Proteins from a genomic interval of Musa acuminata AAA Group cultivar baxijiao chromosome BXJ1-9, Cavendish_Baxijiao_AAA, whole genome shotgun sequence:
- the LOC103999179 gene encoding plasmodesmata-located protein 8-like: MKDTHELFLLLFLLFSLRCSMAMASSDDYTAFVYVGCSQTKSVSGSPYQSNVDSLLTSLANAAALSSYDSFTSSAASATSPAYGLFQCRTDLPNSVCASCVRSALVQLSSLCPSSTGATIQLKGCFFRFADEPFLGKPDTTLLYNKCGSVAPDEHSSDLLVMRDTALSGLASGGGNYRLGTGGSVRGLAQCVGDQSPNDCGGCVAAAVAQLKDICGVADAGDAYLGKCYVRYWSDAADTSGHHHGNRPSGGRRWSVIAFLCLLSVATLGCV, translated from the coding sequence ATGAAGGACACGCACgaactcttccttctcctctttcttctcttctcccttcgTTGCTCGATGGCTATGGCTTCTTCCGACGACTACACCGCCTTCGTCTACGTCGGCTGCTCGCAGACGAAGTCCGTCTCCGGCTCTCCCTACCAGTCCAACGTAGACTCTCTTTTGACGTCGCTCGCCAACGCCGCCGCCTTATCCTCCTACGACAGCTTCACCTCCTCCGCTGCCTCCGCCACCAGCCCTGCCTACGGCCTCTTTCAGTGCCGCACGGACCTTCCCAACTCCGTCTGCGCCTCCTGCGTCCGCTCCGCCCTCGTCCAGCTCTCCTCCCTCTGTCCCTCCTCCACCGGCGCTACCATCCAGCTCAAAGGTTGCTTCTTCCGGTTCGCGGACGAACCCTTCCTCGGCAAGCCCGACACCACTCTCCTCTACAATAAGTGCGGATCCGTCGCGCCTGACGAGCACAGCTCCGACCTCCTCGTCATGCGCGACACCGCCCTGTCCGGCCTCGCGTCAGGGGGAGGTAACTACCGGTTGGGCACAGGCGGGAGCGTGCGGGGCCTGGCGCAGTGCGTCGGGGACCAGAGCCCGAACGACTGCGGCGGCTGCGTGGCGGCTGCGGTGGCGCAGCTCAAGGACATCTGTGGAGTCGCCGACGCCGGAGATGCTTACCTCGGGAAGTGCTACGTCCGCTACTGGTCCGATGCGGCCGATACGTCGGGTCACCATCACGGGAATCGGCCTTCCGGTGGTCGTCGCTGGTCCGTCATCGCTTTCTTGTGCCTTCTCAGTGTTGCCACTTTGGGCTGTGTGTAG
- the LOC135593875 gene encoding 16.0 kDa heat shock protein, peroxisomal-like, whose translation MADSTFFGDPFRRFFWSPLVWSGSPSAPAAMDWLETPSSHIFKIDVPGSGRDDVEVQLEEGNVISIRSEGSSATAAKEEQQLKEVVWHVAERGRGSFSRQIALPDNVRADQIKAHVENGVLTVVVPKEPIPPKPKPRTIAVSSKL comes from the exons ATGGCGGACTCCACCTTCTTTGGTGATCCATTCCGCCGCTTTTTCTGGAGCCCTCTCGTCTGGTCCGGATCACCCTCCGCCCCCGCCGCCATGGACTGGCTCGAGACCCCTTCCTCCCACATCTTCAAGATCGACGTCCCAG GTTCTGGGAGAGACGACGTGGAGGTGCAGCTGGAGGAAGGGAACGTCATCAGCATCAGGTCGGAGGGCTCATCAGCGACGGCCGCGAAGGAGGAGCAGCAGCTCAAGGAGGTGGTGTGGCACGTGGcggagagggggagagggagcTTCTCACGCCAGATTGCTCTGCCGGATAACGTGAGGGCGGATCAGATCAAGGCGCACGTCGAGAACGGCGTCCTCACCGTTGTCGTCCCCAAAGAGCCGATCCCGCCCAAACCGAAGCCGAGGACCATCGCCGTCTCCAGCAAGCTCTGA
- the LOC135593876 gene encoding probable mannitol dehydrogenase has product MLPQLLQYTERQLEMEKQPQVAFGWAARDASGVLAPFSFSRRATGDDDVTLKILYCGICHTDLHTIENDWGNAMYPVVPGHEIVGTVIDVGRNVQKFKVGDKVGVGYMVGSCGSCESCSEEYENHCFKMITTSNGVYHDGATTYGGFSDMIVVNEHFAVHIPDNLPLEKTAPLLCAGVTVYSPMKHFGLNEPGKHLGVVGLGGLGHVAVKFGKAYGMKVTVISTSRNKEQEAIQHLGADSFLVSSDPDQMKAATGTMDGIIDTVSAFHPIAPLLFLLKARGRMILVGAPNKPLELPSFCLIQGGRMLAGGSVGGMKDTQEMIDFAGKHNITAEVEVVGMDYVNTAMVRLAKGDVRYRFVIDVANTLTTT; this is encoded by the exons ATGCTGCCTCAGCTCCTCCAATATACCGAGCGACAATTGGAGATGGAGAAGCAGCCGCAGGTAGCCTTTGGATGGGCCGCCAGGGACGCATCCGGAGTCCTCGCTCCCTTCTCTTTCTCGAGAAG GGCCACAGGGGATGATGATGTCACCTTAAAGATCTTGTATTGTGGAATATGCCATACAGACCTTCACACTATCGAGAATGACTGGGGAAACGCCATGTACCCCGTGGTCCCAGG ACATGAGATCGTGGGAACTGTCATTGATGTTGGGCGCAATGTCCAGAAGTTCAAAGTTGGTGATAAAGTTGGCGTTGGCTACATGGTCGGCTCTTGTGGTTCTTGTGAAAGTTGCAGTGAGGAATATGAAAACCATTGCTTCAAAATGATAACAACATCCAATGGTGTCTACCATGATGGGGCAACAACCTATGGAGGATTCTCAGATATGATAGTTGTCAATGAGCATTTTGCAGTACATATTCCTGATAACCTGCCCCTGGAAAAAACTGCACCATTGTTGTGTGCCGGAGTTACAGTATATAGCCCAATGAAACACTTTGGTCTCAATGAGCCTGGAAAGCACTTAGGAGTCGTAGGGCTTGGTGGGCTTGGCCATGTCGCTGTGAAGTTTGGCAAGGCTTATGGTATGAAAGTTACGGTGATTAGCACATCGCGGAACAAGGAACAGGAAGCAATCCAGCACTTAGGAGCTGACTCATTTTTGGTGAGCAGTGATCCTGACCAAATGAAG GCTGCCACTGGCACTATGGACGGCATCATTGATACAGTCTCTGCCTTTCACCCAATTGCACCCTTGCTCTTCCTGTTGAAGGCTCGTGGAAGGATGATCCTGGTGGGAGCACCAAACAAGCCACTGGAGCTACCATCCTTCTGCTTAATCCAGG GAGGGAGGATGTTGGCTGGAGGTAGTGTTGGTGGAATGAAGGATACCCAAGAAATGATAGATTTTGCCGGGAAGCACAACATAACTGCAGAAGTTGAGGTTGTCGGAATGGACTATGTCAACACAGCCATGGTGAGACTTGCCAAGGGTGATGTCAGATATCGATTCGTCATTGATGTAGCAAACACTCTCACTACTACCTAG
- the LOC135593877 gene encoding E3 ubiquitin protein ligase RIE1-like — MEPQGSSSSDSVRLRPAQPTPLAALLGRAAGPRGGPSVLVRGTAALHLQERRADWAYSRPVVVLDIAWNLVFTAASAAVLCATTHERPNTPVRVWLLGYALQCLIHVVFVWGEYSRRRRRSGGERRLEGGGGDGEQTLSESDAMDSEDDAAPPEVGSGRRASISKRCESINTMASFIWWIVGFCWVVSGGEALLKNAPTLYWLTVVFLTFDALFAIFCIALACVIGIALCCCLPCVIAILCAVIGQEGASDSDISILPRYRYSEPCSDGQKTFEEGLMVPILNNHDISTGERVLLREDADCCICLSSYEDGTLLLALPCNHHFHSSCIVKWLRINATCPLCKYHILNG; from the exons ATGGAGCCACAGGGGTCGTCGTCGTCAGACTCGGTCCGCCTCCGGCCGGCCCAGCCAACCCCGCTAGCTGCCCTACTCGGCCGCGCCGCCGGTCCCCGCGGGGGCCCCTCCGTGCTGGTCCGTGGAACGGCCGCACTCCATCTCCAGGAGCGGCGGGCCGATTGGGCTTACTCCCGTCCTGTGGTGGTGCTCGACATCGCGTGGAACCTGGTCTTCActgccgcctccgccgccgtgCTCTGCGCCACCACTCACGAGCGGCCCAACACCCCGGTCCGTGTCTGGCTCCTGGGATACGCGCTCCAGTGCTTGATTCACGTGGTGTTCGTCTGGGGGGAATAcagccggcggcggcggcggagcggTGGAGAAAGGAGGCTAGAAGGTGGGGGAGGCGACGGGGAGCAGACGCTGTCGGAATCTGATGCGATGGATAGCGAGGACGATGCAGCTCCTCCTGAAGTTGGAAGTGGACGCCGTGCTAG CATTTCCAAACGATGTGAATCTATTAATACTATGGCTTCCTTTATTTGGTGGATTGTTGGCTTTTGTTGGGTGGTCTCTGGTGGTGAAGCTCTCTTAAAGAATGCTCCAACACTCTACTG GTTGACTgtggtttttctcacatttgaTGCACTCTTTGCAATCTTCTGTATTGCTTTGGCCTGCGTCATTGGAATTGCACTCTGCTGCTGCTTGCCTTGTGTCATCGCAATACTTTGTGCTGTGATAGGCCAG GAAGGTGCATCAGATTCAGATATCAGCATCCTTCCAAGATATAGGTATTCTGAACCTTGTAGTGATGGGCAGAAGACATTCGAGGAAGGATTAATGGTTCCAATTTTGAACAACCATGATATTTCGACGGGTGAACGTGTTCTTCTGCGTGAGGATGCG GACTGTTGTATATGTCTTTCTTCATATGAAGATGGAACACTATTACTTGCTCTTCCCTGCAATCATCATTTCCACTCTTCATGCATTGTCAAATGGCTTCGTATCAATGCAACTTGCCCTCTTTGCAAATATCACATCCTCAATGGCTGA
- the LOC103999183 gene encoding vacuolar iron transporter 1 — MAPEDGWAVNRTTSAATEKLLAQHKEKHFTAGDMVRDVIMGVSDGLTVPFALAAGLSGANAPSSLILTAGFAEVAAGAISMGLGGYLAAKSEADHYMRELNREQEEIITVPDTEAAEVGELLSQYGLEPHEYGPIVNSLRKKPQAWLEFMMKFELGLEKPDPRRALESAVTIAVSYVVGGMVPLLPYVFIPTAFQAMFTSIALTLVALLFFGYIKGRFTGNRPFLSAVQTAFIGALASAAAYALAKAVQAV; from the exons GGCGCCGGAAGACGGATGGGCGGTTAACCGAACCACGTCGGCAGCGACGGAGAAGCTGTTGGCGCAGCACAAGGAGAAGCACTTCACGGCGGGGGACATGGTGCGGGACGTCATCATGGGCGTCTCCGACGGCCTCACCGTCCCATTCGCCCTCGCCGCCGGCCTCTCCGGCGCCAACGCGCCCTCCTCTCTCATCCTCACCGCAGGCTTCGCCGAGGTCGCCGCCGGCGCCATCTCCATGGGCCTCGGCGG GTACCTGGCGGCCAAAAGCGAGGCGGATCACTACATGCGGGAGCTGAATCGGGAGCAGGAGGAGATCATCACCGTCCCCGACACCG AGGCAGCGGAGGTCGGCGAGTTACTGTCGCAGTACGGCCTGGAGCCGCACGAGTACGGTCCGATCGTCAACTCGCTGCGGAAGAAGCCACAGGCCTGGCTCGagttcatgatgaa ATTTGAGCTTGGATTGGAGAAGCCAGACCCGAGGAGGGCACTAGAGAGCGCAGTAACGATCGCCGTGTCGTACGTGGTGGGCGGCATGGTGCCCCTCCTGCCCTACGTCTTCATCCCCACCGCTTTCCAGGCCATGTTCACGTCCATCGCCCTGACCCTGGTGGCGCTGCTCTTCTTCGGCTACATCAAGGGCCGCTTCACCGGGAACCGCCCCTTCCTGAGTGCAGTCCAGACCGCCTTCATCGGCGCGCTCGCATCCGCCGCCGCCTACGCCTTGGCCAAAGCCGTCCAAGCCGTCTGA